Sequence from the Gemmatimonas sp. genome:
CCTCGATCGGTGGTCGGTGCGCGCGGTGGCCCAGCAGGCTGGCGGGGCACCGGCGTATTTCGTGCCGCGCGGGCTCGAACGCTGGTTCGCGCGGAATCTGCCGCGGCGCCGGGGCGTGCTGCCGCACATCGAGGGGTTGGCGTGGCACGAAGGCGCGCAGCTGCCGGCAGGGAATGGGCCGCTCGGCTTGCACTTCCTGCCGGTGCAGCACTGGTCGAGTCGCACGGGCTTCGATCGCAACGCGTCGCTCTGGGGCAGCTGGGCGGTGCTGCACGACGGTTTCCGGTTCTGGTACTCCGGGGATCTCGGGTACTCGAACGAGCCGCGCGAGATCGGCGAGCGCTACGGCCCCTTCGATGCCGCGGCGATTGCCATTGGGGCGTACGAGCCACGCTGGTTCATGCGCGCCCAGCATGTAAATCCCGAAGAAGCGGTGCAGGTGATGCTGGACGTGCGGGCCGCACACGCGATTGGCGTGCACTGGGGCACGTTCTCGCTGACCGACGAACCGCTCGATCAGCCGCCGGTCGACCTGGCGTTGGCGCTGGAGGCCCGAGGCATTGCACCAGAGCGGTTCATGGTGCTGCGGCACGGGGAAACCAAGCGGCTACACGCCGAGGGGAATCGCATCCACCCACCACCCTGAACACACGACCCTCGACGCTGAACGGGTGTGCTGTCAGTCGGATACGCGAACGCCACGTGGGCGACTGCCGGTGATTCCCGTTCAGGGTCGGGGGTCGTGAGTTGAGGGTCTGGGGTGTGGGTACATTCCCAGGTACACCAGCAGCGGCGGACACCCCGTGAGCAAAGTGGCGACCCACCAGATCATGCTCCGCCCGCTTCGCCTGAGCTCACGCCAGAACCACGTGAGCACGATCGCCGTGAAGATGCCCATGTCGTTCCAGGCCATGAACACCATGGGATCCTGGCGCAGCGTCATCCATGCGTGGGCAAGGCCCACCGAGACGGAGCCGTGCTGCTGCATCCACGTGTAGAACGCCCACTGTTCATAGGCGAAGAAGAGCACCGCCGCGGTATAGAGCAGGGGACGCCGCATCAGCCGGGGGGACGCTCGTACTGTTCGGTGGGCAGGGCGAAGGCCTTCCTGAGCTTCGCATCGCCTTCGATCCCCACGACCCGTTGCGCGATGTAGTCGCCCACTACGGGACCGAACTTGAAGCCTTCCGCCTGCCCAAGGCCGGCGATCCACGCGTTGGTGGCGCCCGGCACGAAGTCGACGATGAAATTCTGGTTGATGCTCGACTCGTAGTGGCAGGCGCGCGTTTCCAGCAGCGGCGCGTTGGCGAGCAACGGGAACCGCGCCGCGAGAAACCGACGGGCGCCATCCACCCGATCCTGATTGGTCCAGCGCGGACTCAGGTCGGGATCCTGCAGCGCGGGGTCGGCCGGTGCCGGGGGCGGGGCAGGTGGCGGCGTGGTGCCGGCTGGCGGCGGCGGCGGGGCAATGGCGCCGCGCACGCGAAAGCCGCGGCTGTCCACCGGCAGCATCGGCCACCCGGTCACCCCGGGGAAGTTGAAGCTGGGCAGGTTGGGAAACTGGAAGCGCGTGTCGCCGACCGGCACGCCGAAATAGAGCGCGTGGCCAATGGGAATGCGCGCACGGTTCTCCATGTAGGGGAACAGCTTGCGCAGCCACGGCCCGCAGGCGAACACGTAGGCGTCGCCCCGAATGACGGTGCCGTTGTCGAGGATGACCCCGTCCATGCGGCCGTCCACAATGGGGCCCGGCCGCACGCGACCGATGACCAGCTCGGCACCCATCTTTTGCGCCACCGCCGCCACGGCCTGCGTCGCCGCACGGCAGCGCACGACACCGGCATCGGGTTCGGTGATGGCGACGGTGATGTCGTCGGCCTTGATGACCGGCCAGCGCTTGCGCGCTTCGTCACCACTGAGGACTTCGTGCTGGACGTTGTTCGCCTTCCAGAGGTCCACCGTCCTGGTGATGAACGGTTCGCGGGTGGCGCGCATGATCACGTCGCCCGTCTCGTGAAAGAAGGACGTGCGGAAGACCGGCGCCCATTCCTTTTCGAACAGCTTCCAGCGGGCAATGGCCGTGCGAGCCCACGGCGTCCACAGTTCGCCGCTGGCGCGATCGCCGTAGGACGAGCGGATCCCGCGCGTTTCGTCACCGCTGGTGGAGCGCGAGTTGCCGGGGCCGTACTGATCGATGAGGGTGACGCGCGCACCGCGAGCGCGGAGGTGGTACGCGGTCCACCCGCCCCAGGCTCCGGCGCCGATGACCACGATGTGCTGGCTGTTGCCGCCGCGAGCCTTCCCCGGCTGGATGCCAGGGGCCGGTGCCGCCGAGAAGGCCGCCGGTGGCGCGCACCCGGCGGCAAGGAAGGCGCCGGCGCCCACTCCGGCGAGACGGAGAAAATCGCGACGGGGGAGCGCGCCGTCCGCCGTGGCGGTGTCGATCAACGGGTCGGTGGCGTCGGCATCCGGCTGGGGCGCGGCGCGTTCGGGAACATCCGGGGTAGCAAAAGCGTCCATCGGCCGAAAATGTCGGTCGCACCGGTCCCTCGCAATGCAGACCGCCCGATTGCCTCGGCGGCGCTGCATCGCGAGGCCTCGTGGCGCGACTTGCCAGCGAAACGCTCCTCTTGCACGTTCATCCGCCATGCCCCGTCTCTTCCGAAATCCCAGCCTGTTCCTGCTTGCCGTCGTGGCGGTAAGCGTCGCCGCGGCCGCCCGCAGCACCGCGCAGTCCCCCCTCGCCCCCGGGCGGGCCGTGCTCAACGATCAGGACACGGTACCGGTGTACAGCGACTCCCAGGCAACCGCCGGTCAGGCGGTCTGGGGCAAGGCGTGCGCGGAGTGCCACGAAACGAAAGATGTGACCGGAGCGGACTTCCGGACGAAGTGGGCGGGGCAGCCGGTGTTCACTCTCTTCGAGCAGATTCGCACCACGATGCCCGACGGCAATCCGGGGTCGCTGCCGAAGGAGGAGTATGCGGCGGCGCTGGCGTACATCCTCAAGTTGAATGGGCTGACCGCCGGAGCCACGCCGCTCGCGACCGATTCCGTGGCGCTCGCGGGGGTGAAGTTGGTGCTCCCCGCTGCGCCTCCGGGGCTCTAGCCCCGCGCCACCCGGGCGGTTACCGGCAATCGGACAACGCGACCTCGAACGCCGGTTCGAGGTCGCGTTTTTCGTTGTTACGGTGGCACCATCCGCATCCGTTCCGGGATTCGAAAGAAATCGATAGGACAATGCCCCCCAAGTATTGACAGCCCGTTGTGTGAGTCGTACCCTCCGGCCACCGATACACCGGCGTCACAGGGCAGACGGAAAATGTTCCGCGTTTGGTCCCAGTTGGTGACGCGAAGCCTGCGTTCTGTTGTTCTCGGCGTGTCGGTCCTGCCTGTACCTCCCGCCTTTCCGCGAGCGCGATCATCCGCGCACGCGCTGCAGTGCCCCAACGAGCCTTCACGGAGCGGACTGTTGGTGTGTCCGCTGCCGAGCAAACCAGTGGCCCTGTCATTCCCGGTCGACTCGTCGCGCCTCCACACGTGCCGAGCCGCCGGCTGACGTGTGGCCATAACCGGTCACAACATCGGGTGGCCGGCGGGTGATCCTGATACGGGGAGTCACGAGATGCGATTGTTCGTTCCTGCTGCGTTCGCGCGTGGCGAGCGAGGTGGTGCACAGCCCAGCTGTGCTGCCAGCTGCTCGCCACCACACACCACCACGGCCCGTGCGCCGCTGATGCGTCGTCTGGTCACATCCGTTCTTTCGGCTGTCGCGGCCATCGGCTTGGCGTTGCCATCCGCCCTGACGGCTCAGGGGGCAGGGGGGACCGTCGTGGGGCGCGTGACCGACGCCAGCACCGGACTCCCCATTCAGCAGGCGCGCGTCCTGGTGCAGGGGACGCAGGTCGGCGCGCTGACCGCCGAAAACGGGCGGTACTCGCTTCGGGTGCCCACCTCCGGCGCCGTGGTGCTGGAAGTGAGCCGCATCGGCTATGAAGCCAAGCGGGTCACCGTCACCATCGGTGGCAACGCGCCCATCACGCAGGATGTCGCGCTTACGCAGGCGGCATTCTCACTGTCCGCCGTCGTTACTACGGTAACGGGGCAGCAGCGCAAGGTCGAACTGGCCAACGCCACCACGCAGATCGCTGTCGCCGAAAAGGTGGCCGAGCTCCCGGTGTCGAACATGGGCCAGCTGCTCTCCGGCCGCGCGGCCGGCGTGCAGGTCACGTCGGGCGGTGCCACCGGTTCCGGCTCGCGTATCCGTATTCGCGGCCAGGCCTCGCTGTCGCTCTCCAATGATCCGGTCGTGATCATCGACGGCGTGCGCATGACCTCCAACACCGGCAGCTCCTCCATTGGCGTGGGCGGGTCCACACCGTCGCGTCTCGATGACCTCAATCCCGAGGAAATCGAAAACATCGAAGTCGTCAAGGGGCCGTCGGCGGCCACGCTGTACGGCACCGAAGCCGCCAACGGCGTGATCAACATCACGACCAAGCGCGGCAAGGCGGGCAAGACGCGCTGGAACGTGTACACGGAAAACGGCCGGATCACCGATCCGAACACGTACCCGCTCATGTACTATGGCTGGGGCACCCAGCTCAGCGGCGCCGCGGCCGGCACGCGCGTGCGCTGCCCGGCCATTTCCATTGCCGCATCGCTCTGCCGTGCCGACAGCCTCCGCGTGGGTAACGCGTTCCTCATCGACAGCCTGAGTCCGGTCGATCAGGGCTCGCGCCAGCAGTATGGCATGCAGGTGTCGGGTGGTACCGATCGCGTGCAGTACTTCGTGTCCGGCGAGACCGAAGTGGAAACGGGCATCTACCGCATGCCGGAGATCGAAATCAACCGCCTCAAGACCGAGCGCGGCGTTTCGAGCATTCCGTCGTCGCAGATTCGCCCCAACGCGCTCGACCGCAATAGCCTGCGCGCCAACATCACGGCGCAGCTCTCGCCCAAGGCCACGCTGCAGGTCTCGTCCGGCTTCATCAACAGCCGTCAGCGCCTCCCGCAGAACGAGGACAACGGCAACGGGCTCATGGTGGGCATGCTGGGCGGCGAGTGGCGTGAAGACCTGCGAGACGGTCGCGGTGTGCCGCTCCTTGGCTGGCGCGCGTTCCCCATGGGCGACATCCTGTCGCGTACCACCAGCCAGTCGATCAACCGCTTCATCAACAGCGTGCAGCTGCAGTACAACCCCATCAGCTGGCTCACCACCCGTGCCATCGTCGGCTCCGACTTCACGGCGCGCAGCGACCAGGGCATCAACCTGTTCGACCAGGGCCCGCTGGGCGTGAACCGCGTGGGGCAGATCAACGCCAACCGGGCCGAAATCAATCAGCAGACGGTGGACCTTGGTGGGACGGCCAACAAGCAGGTGTTCTCCTGGCTGAACTCCAAGACCTCCGTGGGCATGCAGTACATCCGTAACTCCTTCGCCCAGTCCGAAGGCACGGGGCAGGCGTTGGTACCGGGCGCCACCACCATCACGGCGGCCGCCATACGCAACGCGTCGGAGGCGTTCGATGAGCGTCGCACGCTTGGCTACTATGTGGAGCAGGTGTTCAACGTCAACGAAAAGCTCTTCCTCACAGCTGGCTTGCGCCGCGACGCGGCCAGTGCCTTCGGTAAGGACTTCCGCGCCGTCAATTATCCCAAGATCGGGGCGTCGTGGGTGATCTCGGATCAGGGCTTCTTCCCGGCGTACAGCTGGCTCAATACCCTGCGCCTGCGTGCCACCTACGGCGCCTCCGGCCAGATCCCGGGGACCACGGACGCCCTCCGCTTCTTCTCGCCCTTTCCCACCACCATCTCCGGCAGCACGGACCAGCCGGGCGTCTCGCTCGGCGCGCTGGGGAATGCCACCCTCCGCCCCGAGTTCACGGCGGAAACTGAGGCCGGCTTCGACCTCACGATGTTCGACGGCAAGTCGAACTTCGAGTTCACGTACTACGACAAGAACACGACCGATGCTCTCATCGAACGTCGTGTGGCGCCCTCCATTGCCGGCGTGACGGCGCGCTTCGAGAACATCGGCAATGTGCGCAACACGGGGGTGGAGCTTGTGTACAACCAGAAGGTGATCTCGAACGACAATATTGGATTGGATTTCGTGCTCACCGGCTCCACCCTCCGGAACGAGCTCATCACGCTGGGTGAGGGTGTGAGCCCCATTCCCACCGGCAACCGCAACACGCAGTTGAACACGCCGGGTTTCCCGGTGTTTGGTCTCTGGGGGCGCCCCTACACCTACAACGATGCAAACGGCGACGGCATTCTGGTGGCCAGCGAGATGACGTACGGCGCCAACTCGTTCATCGGACCGACCCTCCCCACCCGCGAACTCGCCTTCACGCCCACGCTCGAACTGTTCGGCCGCAAGCTGCGCATCTCGGGGCAGATGGACAGCAGGTGGGGCATGAAGAAGCTCAACAACACCAAGCGCCATCAGTGCCAGGCCGGATTCTCATGCCAGGGGCTGTATGCCGGCGCCCCGTTGGAAGAGCAGGCCAAGGCGGTCGCGGCGGCGGCGTCGGTGTTCACCGGCTTCTACGAAGACGGGTCGTTCACCCGCTTCCGCGAACTGTCGCTGTCGTACCAGATGCCGAACGCCTGGGCCAAGGCCCTCAAGGCCGAGCGCTGGAACCTGGTGCTTACCGGCCGCAACCTGGGCGTCTGGACGCCCTTCACCGGCGTCGACCCCGAAACCACCGTCGGCAACGGCGACCAGCGCGGCAACGAGGAGTTCTTCTCCACGCCACCGATGCGCTACTGGACGTTCCGCATGAACTTCAACTTCTGATCGAGGCGAGCACGCTTTTATGCGATTCCCCTTCGTGACTCGTCGATTCCTCCGTCCGGCGAGTGCAGCATTCCTCGCGGTCGGTGTGGCGGCGGGGTGCACCACCGATACGCTCGAGATCACCGATCCCGACGTGCTCAACGTCGACGCTTACTCCACGGCCGCCGGGGCGACGCCGCTGCGGCTTGGCGTCATCCAGGACTTCCAGAACGTCTTCAGCGGGAACGTCAATCTGGATAACGTGATCGTCGTGACCGGCAACGTCTCCGACGAGCTGTACTCCACCGATACGTTCGACGACCGCCTGTTCCCCAATCAGCGGGCGATGAACGACAACCTGCCGGCGCTGGACGCCTTCTACCGCAACCTGCACCGCGCCCGGTCGGGCGCGACACGTACCATCAACGTGCTGCGGCGCGTGGCGCCCACGCCGGTGCAGAACATCGGCGAGATGTACGGCGTGCGCGGCTTTACCGAGACGCTCTTCGCCGAGACCTACTGCTCGGGGGTGCCGTTCTCCGAGGAGACCGACTCGGGCACGCAGTTCGGTGATCCGCAAACCACCACGCAGATCTACGCCCGGGCCCTTGCCAGCTTCGACTCGGCGTTGGCGAGTAGCGGCACCGACACGCGCGTGCAGAACATTGCTCGCATTGGCCGCGGCCGTGTGCTGCTCAACCAGGGGCGCTTCGACGATGCGGCAGCCGCCGTGTCGGCGGTGCCCACGAACTTTGCGTGGGTCACGGCGCACTCCACCGGGTCGCCGCGTCAGGAGAACGGCATGTGGCACGCGCTCACCGTGCCCAATTCACGCTACGCCATCGTGCTCCCCGACGCGCAGGGGCGCGGCGAGGGGCTCAACGGTGTCGCGTTCCTCACCTCGCCCGCCGACCCGCGTATCCCGTGGGTGCCGTCCACCCGCACCGGGTTCAATGGCTCCAGCCGTAACCTCCCCACGCAGCTCAAGTACGACCGTACCACCGGGGCAGTGGTGGCCAACGGCATCGAGGCGCGCCTGATCGAACTCGAGGCGCGTGTACGCCGCGATAACCAGGCCGATCGTGACGCGGTGTTCGCCGGGCTCAACAACCTCCGCGCCACGGCCATCTCGCCGGCCATGGCTCCGTTGCCGGGGTCGGCGCCCACCACGCAGGCAGCGGCGGTTTCGCTGCTCTTCGAGGAGCGCGCCAAGTGGCTGTATCTCACCGGCCACCGCCTGGGCGACCTGCGTCGCCTCGTGCGGCAGTACGGCCGTGCGGCCAACACGGTGTTCCCCACCGGCAACCTGCCGGCGCCGCTGGCCGGCGTGTACGGCAACGACGTGAATCTCCCCATCCCCTTCGACGAAAGGAACAACCCGAAGGCGACGGCGGGCTGCCTCGACCGCAACCCGTAAAGACCACGCCGACATGCACGAAGGGCCGCCGGACACTGTCCGGCGGCCCTTCGTGTTTCGCGCCTACGCTCAGCGACCGCTGGCCGCGCGACCGAGATCCACCGCCTTGAACCCCTGCTCGCCCCAACCAATCACGAAAACGCTGAAGCCCTCCTTCATGCGCTTCTCGATGTCCGGTGCGCCAGCGGGATAACCACACGGTACCTTGAACTCCTTGCAGGCAGCCAGCACACTCTGAATGGCCGCCTCCCACGCCGCTTCGTCAAACTTCCGCTGACCGTTCGCATCGGTGGTGGTGAACACCCCACGCAGGGTGCCGGCACCGGGGAAGAGCACACCCACGCCGGGCACGGCGGCGATCTCGCGAATGTGAGCGAGTCCTTCCTTGCTCTCCACGATGGTGAAGGTGTACAGCTCACCCTTGGGATTGAGCGGCCAGAGATCGGCCTTCTCCCGGTACTCCTTGTCGCTCATCCCCCAGCGAGCGGGCGCGGCGCCAACGTCGTCGGCACGGGTGCCCCCGTTGCTCTTGAAGCGTACGGCTGCGATCCCCTTCTTGAGCTCGTCAGCGTTGAGCACGTCCACGAACACGATGCCCATGACGCCCTCGTTCAACTGCTTGCCAATACGGGCCGTGGCCACGGCCGGATCGGGGGCAATCTCCGGCGTCTTTACGAACACCGGATGCGTGAGGCGCGGGGCCTTGCCCTTGCTCAGGGCGCCGCCGTCGGCCAGCGCCTTGGCGAATTCGGTGAAGGGCGGGTACGTCTGGTCGAAGTTGTACTCCATAGTGCCTTCGAAGACGTAATCCAGCTTCTTGTACGCCAGCGCCTCCGCCGCCAACTGGCTCATGCTTTTCACCGAGTCGGCCGGCGG
This genomic interval carries:
- a CDS encoding MBL fold metallo-hydrolase, whose amino-acid sequence is MTSPRDVLRWSVARARARLPHPPRAPIEGVAPDLSYLHANRHEPAYTWIGHSSALLQIGGANLLLDPMFSRTASPFRYFGPRRHQPPGLTVAQLPHIDAVLLTHNHYDHLDRWSVRAVAQQAGGAPAYFVPRGLERWFARNLPRRRGVLPHIEGLAWHEGAQLPAGNGPLGLHFLPVQHWSSRTGFDRNASLWGSWAVLHDGFRFWYSGDLGYSNEPREIGERYGPFDAAAIAIGAYEPRWFMRAQHVNPEEAVQVMLDVRAAHAIGVHWGTFSLTDEPLDQPPVDLALALEARGIAPERFMVLRHGETKRLHAEGNRIHPPP
- a CDS encoding DUF2834 domain-containing protein, whose protein sequence is MRRPLLYTAAVLFFAYEQWAFYTWMQQHGSVSVGLAHAWMTLRQDPMVFMAWNDMGIFTAIVLTWFWRELRRSGRSMIWWVATLLTGCPPLLVYLGMYPHPRPSTHDPRP
- a CDS encoding FAD-dependent oxidoreductase, whose protein sequence is MDAFATPDVPERAAPQPDADATDPLIDTATADGALPRRDFLRLAGVGAGAFLAAGCAPPAAFSAAPAPGIQPGKARGGNSQHIVVIGAGAWGGWTAYHLRARGARVTLIDQYGPGNSRSTSGDETRGIRSSYGDRASGELWTPWARTAIARWKLFEKEWAPVFRTSFFHETGDVIMRATREPFITRTVDLWKANNVQHEVLSGDEARKRWPVIKADDITVAITEPDAGVVRCRAATQAVAAVAQKMGAELVIGRVRPGPIVDGRMDGVILDNGTVIRGDAYVFACGPWLRKLFPYMENRARIPIGHALYFGVPVGDTRFQFPNLPSFNFPGVTGWPMLPVDSRGFRVRGAIAPPPPPAGTTPPPAPPPAPADPALQDPDLSPRWTNQDRVDGARRFLAARFPLLANAPLLETRACHYESSINQNFIVDFVPGATNAWIAGLGQAEGFKFGPVVGDYIAQRVVGIEGDAKLRKAFALPTEQYERPPG
- a CDS encoding cytochrome c; the protein is MPRLFRNPSLFLLAVVAVSVAAAARSTAQSPLAPGRAVLNDQDTVPVYSDSQATAGQAVWGKACAECHETKDVTGADFRTKWAGQPVFTLFEQIRTTMPDGNPGSLPKEEYAAALAYILKLNGLTAGATPLATDSVALAGVKLVLPAAPPGL
- a CDS encoding SusC/RagA family TonB-linked outer membrane protein, whose product is MRLFVPAAFARGERGGAQPSCAASCSPPHTTTARAPLMRRLVTSVLSAVAAIGLALPSALTAQGAGGTVVGRVTDASTGLPIQQARVLVQGTQVGALTAENGRYSLRVPTSGAVVLEVSRIGYEAKRVTVTIGGNAPITQDVALTQAAFSLSAVVTTVTGQQRKVELANATTQIAVAEKVAELPVSNMGQLLSGRAAGVQVTSGGATGSGSRIRIRGQASLSLSNDPVVIIDGVRMTSNTGSSSIGVGGSTPSRLDDLNPEEIENIEVVKGPSAATLYGTEAANGVINITTKRGKAGKTRWNVYTENGRITDPNTYPLMYYGWGTQLSGAAAGTRVRCPAISIAASLCRADSLRVGNAFLIDSLSPVDQGSRQQYGMQVSGGTDRVQYFVSGETEVETGIYRMPEIEINRLKTERGVSSIPSSQIRPNALDRNSLRANITAQLSPKATLQVSSGFINSRQRLPQNEDNGNGLMVGMLGGEWREDLRDGRGVPLLGWRAFPMGDILSRTTSQSINRFINSVQLQYNPISWLTTRAIVGSDFTARSDQGINLFDQGPLGVNRVGQINANRAEINQQTVDLGGTANKQVFSWLNSKTSVGMQYIRNSFAQSEGTGQALVPGATTITAAAIRNASEAFDERRTLGYYVEQVFNVNEKLFLTAGLRRDAASAFGKDFRAVNYPKIGASWVISDQGFFPAYSWLNTLRLRATYGASGQIPGTTDALRFFSPFPTTISGSTDQPGVSLGALGNATLRPEFTAETEAGFDLTMFDGKSNFEFTYYDKNTTDALIERRVAPSIAGVTARFENIGNVRNTGVELVYNQKVISNDNIGLDFVLTGSTLRNELITLGEGVSPIPTGNRNTQLNTPGFPVFGLWGRPYTYNDANGDGILVASEMTYGANSFIGPTLPTRELAFTPTLELFGRKLRISGQMDSRWGMKKLNNTKRHQCQAGFSCQGLYAGAPLEEQAKAVAAAASVFTGFYEDGSFTRFRELSLSYQMPNAWAKALKAERWNLVLTGRNLGVWTPFTGVDPETTVGNGDQRGNEEFFSTPPMRYWTFRMNFNF
- a CDS encoding aldolase/citrate lyase family protein, producing MRSRWMLSASAALSLGLIPSAPVQAQRLNPVIDLVAAGKPVFGLYAPANRRARPGQPAPPADSVKSMSQLAAEALAYKKLDYVFEGTMEYNFDQTYPPFTEFAKALADGGALSKGKAPRLTHPVFVKTPEIAPDPAVATARIGKQLNEGVMGIVFVDVLNADELKKGIAAVRFKSNGGTRADDVGAAPARWGMSDKEYREKADLWPLNPKGELYTFTIVESKEGLAHIREIAAVPGVGVLFPGAGTLRGVFTTTDANGQRKFDEAAWEAAIQSVLAACKEFKVPCGYPAGAPDIEKRMKEGFSVFVIGWGEQGFKAVDLGRAASGR